DNA sequence from the Deltaproteobacteria bacterium genome:
AAACGGGACTCTTCGTACCCGAGCTGAGCGGTTCTTTACAGGACTTGTTGCGGTCACTCGGTATGCCGCCCAGGGCGTCGACGAAGAATCCCGTCGATATCGGCGCGGCGGGCTTCATATTCTCCGTTGAAAATCTGGTGGAGCTAGGCCGCGTGATCCTGAACTCCGGCGAAGTGGACGCCATGATCCTCCACGGTTTCGGGCGGCCCGGGATGGTGACGGAAGAAACACCGGAATCGATGAGAATGTACGCGGAAATTGAGAAATCGGTCATCCGGGGCTATGCGGCCCTTCAGGAGGAGACCGGCTTCCCCGTTCTCATCGGGAGCCATTACGCCCCCTGGGAGAGCCAGGTCATCCATGACCTGAACCATGAAGGCATCAGGATATTCAATCGCCTGGACGATACGGCGCGCCTTCTTCTGCTCATGCACCGGTGGTGGGAAGTGGGGTGCCGCCGGTAGGAGCGTTTATGGCTGAAGTCAATTACTCGGATCGCACCGTCTTCATAACGGGAGGATCGAGCGGTATCGGCCTCGCGGCGGCGAAGCTGCTCGCGTCGCGGGGAGCCCCCGTCGTGATCTTCGCCCGGGGCGAAGCGAGGCTCGAAACCGCGGCGGCGGCGATCCGGGAATGTTCCCCGTCACTGGCTCAAACCTGTGCCTGGCGGCAGCTTGACGTAACCCGGGATGATGATGTCCTCCGGACGATGATCCATGCCGTGGATGATTTCGGTGCCCCCCGGATACTGATAAACAGCGCCGGGTTCAGTTATCCCGATTATTTCGAGAACATAACGGCGGAAAAGTTCGACGAGACGATCCGAACCAATCTGCATGGGACCAGAAATACGATCCATGCCCTGCTTCCTGCCATGAAGGTTCGGGGCGGAAATATCGTCAACATATCGTCACTCGCGGGGCTGGTCGGCATTTTCGGCTATACGGCTTACTGTGCGGCGAAGTTCGCCGTTATCGGTTTTTCAGAGTCGCTGCGGAGCGAAGTGAAGCGCCATCACATCACCGTTTCCGTCCTCTGCCCTCCCGATACCGATACGCCCATGCTGGCAGAGGAAAACAGGACAAAACCGCCGGAAACACGTGCCATAGCGGGGAATGCCGGCGTTATGACGCCTGAAGAGGTAGCCCGTGTCATGATCAGGGGAATGGAGAAGGGGACATTCATCATAATACCGGGCCTCGAGGGGAAGCTGCTGTATTATGCCCGTCGTTTTTTCCCGGCGATCGTCGACTCCGTCATGGATCGCGCCGTCCGCTCGGTATCCCGCGACGAAGGCCGGAAAGACCGGTCAGGGACGCCATCTGAAAAATGACTTTGTCTTTTCCGGGAAAGCCTTTATAATACTTTCTCATATTGCGTGTCATGACAATCGGGGGATTGAGATGAAACTCTCATTGTCATGATATGTGCGATCTCCATGGAGATAAACGATCTCACATCCGTCAGTGTTCCGTACCCCCGGTGCTTGTTTCCCCTTTCACGCAGGACAGGAAGGACTGAAAAACACGGGAAAGGAATAGCATCATGAGACTGGCCGTACTGGAAACGGAAAAATGTATCGGCTGCCAGAACTGCATGTTTGCCTGCTCGCGGAGGCAGAACGAAGCGGGACTCGTCAAGTCCTGTATCGGTGTCCGTTCCATCGGCGGTATGGAGCGGGGATTTACCGTCATTGTCTGCCGGGCCTGCGAGGACCCTCCCTGCGCCAAGGTCTGCCCCACCGACGCCCTCACACCGAGAGAGGGCGGCGGCGTCAATATCGATATGGAAAAGTGTATCGGCTGCCGGCGCTGCCAGGATGCCTGTATCATCGGGGCCGTGTTCTGGAACGATGAGATAAACAAGCCGATGATCTGCATACACTGTGGTTTCTGCGTCAACTTCTGCCCCCACGGCGTACTGGGCCTGGAGAAGAAAAAGGAGATCGAGTATGCTCAAAAATGATCCCCTGGCCAACGTCCTTTATATCGATCTGACAAAAAGGACCTTTGAGAGGAAGCGAAGAAAGGGACTCTTCGAGCGACACCTGGGCGGGGCGGGCGTCGCGGCGCAGCTCCTTCATGAGGAGTGTCCCGAGGGGTGTGATCCCCTGTCCCCGGATAATCCTATCATCTTCGCCGTGGGTCCCCTGACGGCCCTCTTCCCCCTGGCGTCGAAGACGGTTGCCATGTTCAAATCACCTCACACGGGCAACCTGGGCGAAAGCCACTGCGGCGGCAGGAGTGCCGTGGCGATACGCATGGCGGGATACGGCGCCATCGTCATAAAGGGTGCCAGCGATATACCCATCTATCTCTCCATAGACGGAAACCAGGTCCGCTTCCGTGAGGCATCGACACTGTGGGGCATGGGATGCTTTTCCACGGGAAGGGTCATCAGGGAGAATGAAACCGGTGCGGGGCTCAGGACCATCATGCGTATCGGCAAGGCAGGAGAGAACCTGGTATCATATTCCTGTGTCACCACCGAAACGTACCGGCATTTTGGCAGGCTGGGCCTTGGCGCCGTTTTCGGCAGCAAGAAGCTGAAGGCCGTCGCCGTTTCCGGCAAATCGTCTCTGCCGCTCGCGGATGTCAAACTGTACCGGAAACTTTACAACAATGTGTATAAAACGGCCGTCAGTTCCGAAGTGATGAAAAAGTACCATGACCTGGGGACGGCGGAGAATATTATTCCCCTGAACAACTACGGCGGGCTCCCCACAAGAAATCTCAAGGAGGCCCGCTTCGAATCGTCGGAAAACATTTCCGGAGAGGCCCTGGCAAAGAAATACCTGGGAAGGCGCCTGGCGTGCAGTCACTGTCCCGTCGGCTGTATCCATATCGCCGCTCTCAGAGAGCCTTACGAAGACGAGGCCTTTTTCTACCGGACAACCATGATCTCCTATGATTATGAGCCCCTCTATTCGCTGGGCACCATGCTGGGCGTTTCGAACCCCGAGGATTACCTGAAGCTGATGGACCGCGTGGAGGCCTTGGGCATCGATGCCATGAGCGCCGGCGTCGTGCTGGCCTGGGCCACGGAGGCCAGGGAAAAGGGATTGATCTCCGATACGGAGCTTCTCGACGCGGCCCTCGAGTGGGGAAATGTCGGTGAGTACGCGAAGGCCGTCCGCTACATCATCGAACAGCCCAATGATTTCTATCGTGCCCTCGCGCGGGGGGTGGAACACGCGGCGACCATTTACGGGGGACTGGAGTTCGCCCTTTCCTTCGCGGGGAACGAGATGCCCGGCTATCACACGGGACCGGGCGCGCATGTGGGCACGCTGATCGGCGCGCGCCACAGCCATCTTGACAACGCCGGGTACAGCGCCGATCAGAAGACCCTCTCCAAAACGGAAACAAGCCCGGAGAAACTGGCGGAGATGCTGCTGGAAGAAGAATGGTGGCGCCAGATCCTTTCGAGCCTCGTGGTCTGCTTCTTCGCCCGGGGCATCTACACACCCGAGCTGACGGCCCAATTGCTGGCGGTGGCGGGGTTCCCCCTTGAAAAGGAAGACCTTGACCGCATCGGCCGGGAAATATTCGCCGCCAAATACCGGTTCAAGGTGCGGGAAGGCTTTTCACTGGACAACCTTCGCCTGCCGGGGCGGATCCTGGAAACGAAAACGCCCGTGCCGCAGATGAGCGAAGAATATATGAGGAAGGCCATCGCCCATGTGAAGGAGATCCTCACCGGCCAGGGGATCTTTGAGTCGGGGGCTTCATGAGAGTGCGCCGCGCCGCGATATTTATCCTGTGCGCGGTTATCATAATCGTGATAGTCCTCGACGTCGGGCCTGTGCGGGCCGTCGACGGTCTCCCCGAACTGCTCGCGGAACCCTGGCCCGAAGCGGAACAACTGTTCCGTCGTGACGGATTCTGGCTCGGCGGCGACGGTGCTTCCACGGTCGCTCTGGGAGCGGAACGGATACTCTGGCTTTTCGGTGACAGCTTCATAGATCCCGCCGGAACGGGTGACCGCCGTGCGGCTTCGATCATTCGGAACAGCATCGCCGTTCAGAAGGGGCGCGATCCCGCGGGGGCAACGGTATCCTTTTTCTGGCGGGACGATGACGGGTGCCCCCTGCCGTTTTTCCCGGGAAACGGCGACCGCTGGTACTGGCCCGGAGCGGGAGTGCGACTTGAGACAGGTCTCCTGATATTTCTCATGGAGATCGAAGAGGCACAGAACGAACTGGGATTCGACGCCGCGGGCTGGAAAGCCGTGACGGTGGATAACCCCGATGACGAACCGCCCTGCTGGCGGTTGGAGCGGATCAGTCAACTGCCCGGAAAGGATTTCGGGATCATCGTTGGTTCCGGGAGCGCCTTTGTTCGCGATGAGCATCTCTATGCCGTCGGCGCGGACCCTGAGCGAAGGAACATATATGTCCTTCGATGGTCTTTGAAGGACGCGGGACGGGCGGACCTGTCCCGGCCTTGCTGGTGGTCAGGTGAATCGGGGCGATGGGTGCCGGTGGACCGGCTTTCGGGAGTTCCGTCTCCCCTGTTTACCGAAGGCCAGATGGAATTCACCCTTCATTACAACGAGAGCCTCGGCAAGTACCTGCACATCCAGACCGGGACCTTCATCGATCCGGCCATCATGCTCCGTGGGGCTAGGAACATAACCGGTCCATGGTCCTCACCCGAAAGGGTCTATGAAGTCCCTGAGTCGCGGGAGAAGGGGCTGTTCGTTTACGCGGGCAAGGCCCACCCGTCGCTGGCCGGAGCTGATCTCGTCATCACGTACAACGTCAACACCATGGATCGGGAGCGGCTCCTGAGCGACAGGGGGATCTATTTCCCCCGTTTCGTGAAGGTGTTCCTCGCCCTCTGTTCCGGAACCAAGTGAGAAAGGGCGCAGTCGGCAGTGTCCAGAAGAGAGAACCGTGTAAAACCGGAGCGGATAGAGGTCATCGGGAAAAGACCTCCCGGGGAAGGCCCCGTCGTCTACTGGATGAGCAGGGACCAGCGGGTTGCGGACAACTGGGCCCTTATCCACGCCGGGGAGGAAGCCCTGAAGAGGGGACGGCCCCTGGCGGTCGTTTTCTGCCTGGTAACGGACTTTCTCGGCGCCGGTCCCCGGCATTATGATTTCATGCTCCGGGGGCTTCGCGAGGTCGCCGCCGACCTGGAGCGGAAGAATATCCCTTTTTTCATGCTGCAGGGGCCGCCGGAGAAGGAAGTTTCCACCTTCGTTAAGCGGGTCCGGGCGGGGCTCCTGGTCACCGATTTCGACCCACTCAAGATAAAGCGGCGCTGGAAGGCCGGTGTTTCCCGTGACATTGCCATTCCCTTTCACGAGGTCGATGCCCATAATATCGTGCCCTGCCGGGTGGCTTCGCAGAAGCAGGAATATGCCGCCCGGACCTTCAGGCCGCGGGTTCTGGGGAGGCTGGAGGAATTTCTCGAGGACTTCCCGGTGATCAAAAAGCATCCCCACCCATGGAAAGGGCCCGCGCCGCGCATTGACTGGGACCTGCTCGGCGCCCCGAGTGGAACTGTTCCCGACGTGGCTTCGGTCGAAGTACCCATACCCGGCGGTAAAGCGGCCCACCAGGCGCTCCGCCGGTTCATCGAACGGGGACTGTCAGGTTATGACACACTGCGGAACGACCCCACTCAACCGGGTCAGTCGGGACTGTCCCACTATTTTCATTTCGGCCACCTCTCGGCCCAGCGGGCGGTGATCGAG
Encoded proteins:
- a CDS encoding SDR family oxidoreductase, with the protein product MAEVNYSDRTVFITGGSSGIGLAAAKLLASRGAPVVIFARGEARLETAAAAIRECSPSLAQTCAWRQLDVTRDDDVLRTMIHAVDDFGAPRILINSAGFSYPDYFENITAEKFDETIRTNLHGTRNTIHALLPAMKVRGGNIVNISSLAGLVGIFGYTAYCAAKFAVIGFSESLRSEVKRHHITVSVLCPPDTDTPMLAEENRTKPPETRAIAGNAGVMTPEEVARVMIRGMEKGTFIIIPGLEGKLLYYARRFFPAIVDSVMDRAVRSVSRDEGRKDRSGTPSEK
- a CDS encoding 4Fe-4S binding protein — its product is MRLAVLETEKCIGCQNCMFACSRRQNEAGLVKSCIGVRSIGGMERGFTVIVCRACEDPPCAKVCPTDALTPREGGGVNIDMEKCIGCRRCQDACIIGAVFWNDEINKPMICIHCGFCVNFCPHGVLGLEKKKEIEYAQK
- a CDS encoding aldehyde ferredoxin oxidoreductase family protein; the protein is MLKNDPLANVLYIDLTKRTFERKRRKGLFERHLGGAGVAAQLLHEECPEGCDPLSPDNPIIFAVGPLTALFPLASKTVAMFKSPHTGNLGESHCGGRSAVAIRMAGYGAIVIKGASDIPIYLSIDGNQVRFREASTLWGMGCFSTGRVIRENETGAGLRTIMRIGKAGENLVSYSCVTTETYRHFGRLGLGAVFGSKKLKAVAVSGKSSLPLADVKLYRKLYNNVYKTAVSSEVMKKYHDLGTAENIIPLNNYGGLPTRNLKEARFESSENISGEALAKKYLGRRLACSHCPVGCIHIAALREPYEDEAFFYRTTMISYDYEPLYSLGTMLGVSNPEDYLKLMDRVEALGIDAMSAGVVLAWATEAREKGLISDTELLDAALEWGNVGEYAKAVRYIIEQPNDFYRALARGVEHAATIYGGLEFALSFAGNEMPGYHTGPGAHVGTLIGARHSHLDNAGYSADQKTLSKTETSPEKLAEMLLEEEWWRQILSSLVVCFFARGIYTPELTAQLLAVAGFPLEKEDLDRIGREIFAAKYRFKVREGFSLDNLRLPGRILETKTPVPQMSEEYMRKAIAHVKEILTGQGIFESGAS
- a CDS encoding DUF4185 domain-containing protein, which translates into the protein MRVRRAAIFILCAVIIIVIVLDVGPVRAVDGLPELLAEPWPEAEQLFRRDGFWLGGDGASTVALGAERILWLFGDSFIDPAGTGDRRAASIIRNSIAVQKGRDPAGATVSFFWRDDDGCPLPFFPGNGDRWYWPGAGVRLETGLLIFLMEIEEAQNELGFDAAGWKAVTVDNPDDEPPCWRLERISQLPGKDFGIIVGSGSAFVRDEHLYAVGADPERRNIYVLRWSLKDAGRADLSRPCWWSGESGRWVPVDRLSGVPSPLFTEGQMEFTLHYNESLGKYLHIQTGTFIDPAIMLRGARNITGPWSSPERVYEVPESREKGLFVYAGKAHPSLAGADLVITYNVNTMDRERLLSDRGIYFPRFVKVFLALCSGTK
- a CDS encoding deoxyribodipyrimidine photo-lyase encodes the protein MEVIGKRPPGEGPVVYWMSRDQRVADNWALIHAGEEALKRGRPLAVVFCLVTDFLGAGPRHYDFMLRGLREVAADLERKNIPFFMLQGPPEKEVSTFVKRVRAGLLVTDFDPLKIKRRWKAGVSRDIAIPFHEVDAHNIVPCRVASQKQEYAARTFRPRVLGRLEEFLEDFPVIKKHPHPWKGPAPRIDWDLLGAPSGTVPDVASVEVPIPGGKAAHQALRRFIERGLSGYDTLRNDPTQPGQSGLSHYFHFGHLSAQRAVIEVRNSPTGGEDAAAFLEELIVRRELSDNFCYYCGDYDSVKGFPAWARKTLDEHAADEREYLYSAEEFENAATHDRLWNAAQMEMVKMGKMHGYLRMYWAKKILEWTPSAGEALDIALSLNDRYEIDGRDPNGYAGCAWAIGGVHDRPWSRRPVFGTIRYMSYRGCRSKFNVDAYIEKVNRL